GCATCCTGCTACATATAGAGCCAATAACAACCCAGGTTGATGGCTCGGTGGGCTAAGCTCCGCCTCCCATAGTGATTCCCACATTGGCATTGGTGTATTTCAGCCAAAACATATTGTGACTCAGGTTGGGACAAGCATTTTAGATAAGGTCATAAGGCTGAGCTCCTATACAAAGACTCGTTGATGAGAGTATACTTGGCTACTCGAATACGTAATCGTTGGGCCTTCCATTTGTCGCCTGGTAACTTTCTGCACTCGAGGTACTCGTGAGAGATTGTCTCTAGTCCCCCTTGTGTGATTAGGTGACCGCGGCTATACCTACCCCCGGGGCAGTGATGCTAGGTTGGTCTTGGAATTCTAAGTGGATGACTCTTGGATTTTCAGCTTCATGGTGTATAGCCAAGTTAGCCAATTGGTTGACGACGATAttgttgttgaatataatgtatgtatagtatactatctttccttgttaatataggtcacatgtatggtagttaggactcctagccttgtatatatatatctctcaattgtaagtagagattagatgaatgaaaataaggtttttctcctttctctctctctctctgaacaATTGTGTTCTCTTGGAATCTACTCGATGTTGAATTCATCAAACTTCTGAATCATATTCTCGACTTGATCGAGGTATAATGACATGAATTTGTCTTTAGCCTCATAATGGGTCAGGACCTAACATACCACTAGTTTTGAGTTGGAATAAAATTTCACCATTCGGCATCGAGATGGTGAGTCGTTTCTAGCCCATAAAGCACGACTTCATACTCAACTTTGTTATTGGAAGCTTCGAAGCCCAAAGTCACGCTCTGGTCGACACATCCAAATGGTGTCTCTAGGTGCACGCCAATCCCCGACCCCTTCTGGCTCAAAGCTCCATTTATATAGACTATCCAAACTTGAGGTTTTTAGGTTGAATCATAGTCTTTGTCTGCTTGCTGGTCTTCTTGAATTTCTTCCGTGAACTCAGCGATGAAATCCACAACAACTTGCCCTTTTAGCATTGGCCAAGGTTTACAATTGATATCATACTCACTTAACTCCACTGACCACCTGAGCATTCGTTTGAAGAGCACAAGTTTGTGGAGTATTCCCTTGATTAGATAAGAGGTCAGGGCCACGATGGGGTGAGCTTGAAAATAGGGCCTGAGTTTACATGCAATTACCATGAGAGCAAGGACCAGCTGTTCCAGGGGATGCTATCGCTGTTCAACTTCCTATAGAGATTTACTCATGTAATACACTATTTTTTCGCTATGTGCTGCATTCCGGAATAGTACCACACTTACAGCTTGCTTAGTTCTTCTTATTGTGACCAGATAGCCCAAAAAATTTTCGTTTGTGATGGCGAAGGTGCATTTGGCCGAATTTAGCTTTATGTTGTACTGTTGGAGTGTAGTGAATACTTGCGCTAAGAGTCGGGTGTGTTGGTctgccatttttctttttacaagGAGGTCGTCCACATAAACCTCAACATGGTGTCTTAGTTGTTTTTCGAATATGCGGGCCATCATTCGTTGGAAGGTGGCCCTCGCATTTTGAGCTCGAAATGCATCACCTTATAACAGTACGTCCCATATGATGTGATAAATGTTGTCTTCTAGACGTCATCAGGATGCATCGGGATTTGGTTGTACCCACTGTAAGCATCCAAGAATGACAACACCTCATGCCCCGATAGTGAACcttgttgtcgcctcgcgtatccgatggtccacgttgctgctatatggatggacacgtgattctcaacacacaaggggttcttgattcagtggttgcacctgcaaaaggcatccggacagggtgtccggacacaccctccgatggttttgttagccatggtgggaaagagatatataaatcagttggccttttctaggtatcaagaggttatcAGAAGatcccctttcttcttcgtgcgaaggtatatatatccagcttcaggggtactgttcctctcattaatggtgaggagatcttttctgttgtgatgatgacaataggtattagtaggagcactatcatcctatgaatggctgtcagagactatggtaggtgatgcggccgtcagagatcgtgggaagcgattatgcagaatgatcgtgggaagtgacttgctgtcacttcctcttgtcttctcattctgcaggtgatgggatgtgggccatggctgcttgttgtgattgcgtgtaagactcgctttactttaattgaccatccagaagatttatatccggatggctcatgctgactatccggatgtgttgtggagactatccggatgtgtacgctctgccagcgtcgtttgctcttccttggataggagaagatgaaacgtcgtttgcctttccttgaggcggtccggataggatgtctacaccatgcatatccttaggggaatccggataatgatggtccggctgataacacgtgccacgtgtcactatgagctgcgtgccacgtgtttcccaaggggaggggtccctacattgcccccctttttaacttgcctattttgcccaaaaaatgggcgggttaaaaataactggcttttgaaaactgaagaagtcccttcgtctgactgggccacgtggcgagtgggggtgcggaagccaaaaaggcttttatgacgagccgccgaccctgCGTATCCCCAgacaatatgtcgtttcaatgataatatggctgttggtttggctttccgaggggctgtcctgctataaatagggtactgtacctctttttgtattttttcctactgcattctcttgagagTCTTTCTTCTTACTGCTTTTTCTACGCCCTTTGCTTTtctgagagaaaaaaaactccGAAAGCTCTTTTGTACCAGTGCTTTTGTATCGCGACTTTGTTGGTTTGCTGCTGGTGATTTTGTATCGAGGCGGTACCCGTTCTTCTTCTTCGGTGCTGTATTTGGTACGTATCTCTTTGCTACTGCCGTTCCTTTGGTTGCGTTTGCTGGTTCTTTACACTTGCTTTCTGGCTTGCTTGGGCATTGTTTTGGACGAGTCGTTTGcaattgttgttgaatgttggtactttgttgttgtttggaggggtttttgaggggtttttctgaCGGCTTtgagttagggtttgtgtattttctgattGCTTGGTCTGAACCGTTTGCATTGTTTTTGCGTGTAGATTTTGCTTTGGCTTTGTGGTAAGGaatggctccaaaaaagacTGTTTCGTCTGTCCGGGTCAGCGAGGCTAGCGAAAAGGCGATAGACAAATTAAATGCGAAGGAGTTCCGGGAGCGATTCCTGATCCCCCATGACGTGTTGATAGACCTGGTGAACGAGGAGGCGGCTATGCCTACTGAGAAAGGTGGAAAAAACGCtatcctcttcacaaaggaacaattcaacgcggggctccggttccctctgccggcgttgttcaaggaattcctccacttctctcaaATTCCCCCTATCTTTATTCACcccaaccttgtccgggtgctgatgggatgcagcatcatcaacATGCTGTACAGCCTCGACCTGACGCTACTGGAggtgttctttgtctattccctgaagaaagcaaagaatgatatcttcagtgtgtccgctcacctgccctcccttcaaatggtgacagaactgccagattcgacaaagggaggggcgaaggggctggtggcaATCTGGGGTGGATGGGCGGGGCTATCGCAGCATCCGTCGAGGCCTTTTTCTCCGAATTATACCCTAAAAATTCCGGGTAATCTTGTtttgcgattttttttttttttttttttttttttttttttatccagaTTTTGCTTTGCTGATTTTTCCAGATCTTTCCGGGCGgaattctcaccttttgttgctgacaatgcaggtttggaattgaggggccaccttgtggattgggtggaaaaggcaTCCTTTGCCTGTGTctgcaaattatttgaaatagatcccaaggagagggcctacaaaacattgcTCTCGGCGCGGAATTTGACAGaggtcgtccgggagccccaggaatatgttatcaacATCCTTCCTAGGAAATTGGCAAAGGATgagatagtgcctggggagcattatacagTGAAAGAGCTCCCCCTCTATCAGGAAGCTAAAGAAGCTGACGCTGAAAGGCGGCGAAAGCTCCTGGAGGATAGAGATCAGAAAAAGACtgaaggcactatccggaaggctcccggacagaagcgGGGTCCGGACTCCCCTCCGAAGAAAACTTCAGGAAAAAGggggaagctggtgaagaagcatgggaaggatgcgaaggaacccactcctcccaaggagtttcctcctccacaaactacctatgagggggaagtaatgatagaggagccagtaaatgctgctccgcactctatctcaagcggccccGGGCGCATGTCGGGGTTGAATCACTCAGGTCCCTCCTTAGTCGCGGCTGCGCGTCTAGCCaacgtggctgaggaagctgcatctatcAACCATCCGGGCAACCTCAATCCGGATGCAGCTGAAACGGccccgttggaggaagcgggggcagaaagccaaagtcagccttccgacgACCCGGATCGCTTGGCTATAGTCCTGGTGAAAGGGCCTCCCCTCAAGAAGCCGCGTTTGACGCGCGATCTACAGTCCGGACTCTTTGAgcggcttcaagagcggcagcaagagattgaaattagctgcgcttctgctcatgacgctcatccggatggaggcgaggtggagatggcTACTGAGACCTCAGCCGTTCCGGCAATAATTCCGGCTGAGGATGCATCCGGACCTATGTGCCCGGACGAAAATATGGGGGCTCCGATTCCGGGACACGAGCTACCCTCTCCTTCCTCATCCGAGGAGGAATCTGCTGATGATGCCGCTCCcgctagccctttcagctacgcggagttggaagctaagttaaagcagattactcctgactggaaagccatcaagccctctgctaagatgtttgatatgatagaaacggtaCGCCGCTGtcttgtgtttttgctttttgactttttgttgcactgatgtgtttgttgtagtatgatttatgtttttgcttttcttgtttgtgtgtTAGCTGGTGAGGGGCCTCCGCAGCATGTCTCAACAACACGCTCTTTTTACTCAGCTGCTGCAGACCGCAGACTATATGAAGACCTTCTCCTCTCGGcaccaagagattgaaaatcaactacgtctgagaatggaggaggctgaggccagtctatccaccatgcgagaggaaaatgaagccctccgggtggagttggctgaggcaaagggtcaagaagaatcaactgcgggccgccttcatgaggcggagggtgaggcagcccggctaagggatgaattgagtcgactccggacagaagttttgaatgaaaagaagcagaaggaagacttgcagctgcgtctggatgtgcaaaaagaggaacttgaacgggagtttgctgtggaaagggaggaccttgcagcggattaccagagacaagtggatgatacatttatctttgggtatcgctgctgcatgaagaagaacggtataaagcgagataccccttcaattcctccaagtgaagaaaagaagctccatgagaaacctgctccctgatagtttatctcttcttgcaatttttctgctgtaatttttccttctgtatatttttgtggtccggatgtctctttgtaatttacatttactcatatcaataaaacttacttctttctcatttgcacttgtGTACTCTTTCTActgataatactgctttaaattaaacacattccatggtctgagtaacggagtgccatctagcttttgtaaatgataggctccattttcatttgccttagacactatgtagggtccttcccaattggcttggaattttcctgcgcctacttcagcagtattttcaaaaacttttctaagtactagcgtaccatttttgaagtttctgggcctgacttttcgattgtaatgcgctgatgctctttgttgataatctgccatccggatggatgcgctttctctgacttcgtctgcccagtccaaatttcttcctagttcTGTGTCGGCATCTTTTTGCTTTGCTGcatcagtccggatagtaggaagacctatttcagtgggaatgactgcatccattccatatgtgagggcaaaaggagtatttcctgttggtcgtccgggtgtggtccgataggcccacaggacgccgggtagttCCTCCACCCACCTCCCTTTGGCTCGCTCCAGCCTTTTCTTCAAGGCATTGactagagttttgtttgtggcttccgcctggccattgctttgaggataacgtggcgtggagtatgaattccggatattcaattccgaacagaaattcctgaatgcaatgctgtcaaattgtggaccgttgtcagctatgatgatttggggaatccCATAacggcaaacaatgttcttccatacgaacttggtaacatctttatctttgatgcttgcatatgcttcagcttctacccatttactgaagtaatcagtggcgacaagaaggaatttcttttgggcgggtgctgctgggaggggtcccactatgtccatgccccactgcgcgaaaggccatgggcTTGAGACCGATTTTAATGCGATTGATGgtatatgtggaatgggagcgtatctttgacatttatcacatttttggacatatgctgccgcgtctttcttcattgttggccaatagtatccttgtgaatgagctctatgtgctagggatcgtcctcccgtatgatttccgcataCTCCTTCATGTaactcagctaacacatactgggcctctgaatgcccaagacagcgaatataaggccctgtgaaggatcgcttgtacaggtgccccccaatcagggtgaaacgggcagcttgcacccggattttgtgcgctcgtttaggatcttcgggtaaagttcctgtccggagatattctgcaatatcatgcGTCCATTCTTGATCATCCGCTTGGTCTGCTTCAATGGAGTTGCAAGTGGAATTTTCTGCGACAGAGGGATTGGCTTGTACATGGATaggcaatagaatggcttctctgatggggagggaagcagctataccggccaaggcgtcagcgcgcccgttgtcagctcgcttaattttttcaattgtccACTCGGTAaattgctgtaaggtgcttcttactttggccaagtatcgcgccatgcgtgagtccttagcctcatattctttctggacatgccttaccactagttgcgagtcgctgtagattcggagtttggagacggatagcgcaagagcgaggtccaatccggacaggatggcctcgtattctgcttcattgttagacgcggagaatcccagccggatggcctgctccagatgttccccagttggggactgcaataagagcccaactccagagcctgatgagcgtgaggctccgtcaactcgtagagtccaccactcctgttcacctgattcgtggtgctggtcgggtcttcgtgaatattcgagcacgaagtcggccattacttggccttttttggataatctgggttggaattcgattccaaattcgctcaattcgatggcccactgtagcattcgcccagttaaatctggcttgtgtagaatgctacgaaggggctggtcggtcagtacaatcactgggtgagcttgaaaataggggcggagcttttgagcagcacttcgaagagctaaggctgttagctccatttttgaatacctggtttctacatctACCAAAGctctgctgacatagtagacaggtttctgctcctttggcgaagggcagcggaatagaacggcgctgattgcccattctgagacagctaaatacatatatagcttctcctttggcatggggctgctcaagatgggcgGATGCATAAGACagtgtttaattttttccaacgcgttttggcaattgtccgtccatccctgcgttccagcttttcgtatcgctaagaagaagggtcgcaactcgtcagtgaagcgggctataaaacgtcctaacgcaacgagcttgcctgtgaggcgttgtaactcctttttgttcctgggaggaggtgtctccatgactgctttgacttgatccgggctgacttctatgcctctttggctgaccataaatcccagaaatttgccagcactcacgccaaaggcacatttggaaggatttagcttcatgtcatactttcgcaagaggtaaaatacttcttgtaaatggaggatatgctgctctcgagttttgcttttaaccacgatatcgtcaatgtatacctcgaccgagcggcctatcagaggtttgaagattttggtcatcaatctttgatacgtggcgccagcgtttttgagtccgaatggcatgactttgtagcaatagaggccgtgtggcgttatgaatgctgttttttcttcgtcatccggagacatgggaatttggtgatagccggagaaggcatccaagaaagagagcatcccttgcccggaagtggaatccacaatttgatctatccgcggtaagggaaaactgtcttttggacatgcattattgagattggtgtaatcaacacagactcgccatttgccctctttctttggtaccactactacatttgccaaccaatccggataagatacctctctgatgaatccggcttccaacaatttgttaatttcatcttggataactctttgtctatccgggtgaaatcgtctaatcttctgtcgaatgggtctggctgctggaaagacgttaagcttgtgagaggcgatagagggatgaattcccttcatatccgaatgtgtccatgcgaagatgtcatggttacttCGAAGGATATTCTGTATGCTCtgggtttcttcttgtgtcatgagggaactgatgtttgtgaggtgatcattctcttctgagatttggattgtttgtaagggatctgctaccgggggatccttgtccaccggacccaataattgctattggtcgcgcgcaatgctaggttcagggggagatgcatcttcctggttagcgactgcttcacgtgctatttggtagcattggcgagcggctaactggctgccatacaagtcagtttgcccttcattggtgaggaaactcaccatttgatgatatgtggaggggatggctttcatgtagtgaagccatgtgcgtcccaagatgatattgaagggtGACAATTCTTGCACCACCgagaattgcacgttgagagtgactggtccAGCTCGAaccggcagtataatgtctcctaaggatgttgttgatgatccgttgaatccagataagattcgtccggggttttcgagacccgcgagactgtgtcccatatggccaatgactgatgcttgtactagatcggctgaactgcctggatcaaccaagatacgtcttacatcaaaatctcctatttctagagagaggatgagggcgtcgcgatgtggctgtagcgtccgggtgggatctactggtgggaaaatgattgtcccatctatggggcgagggccctctccagtaagacccggccggatggaattaatgcgctcgcgtattgacgcggcccgcagcaatttctgccttttacgcctggaatcgtattcctcgtcagacgggcccccattgatatagtttatcacagccttgggggcgactggggccctcGGGGCCTCAGAGTTATGATGCTGAGATACGTCCCTTCCTCcagtatctgagcggaggtactgttttaaatgtcctgctttgatgagcctttcaactagATACTGGAGGGATCGACAcgtctctgttgtatgaccatggtctttgtggaaggcgcatttcttgctgcggtctcttatggatgggtccgtttcgaggggtctaggccacctgaagtcggacaacccttggatcattgggagaagtttttcgtaTGATACGGATAGGGGTGTGACGGGCGGCCTATTCGGACGACTCGGCCCGTCCTGTCTCCGGTCAACTGGTTTTGGACGGTCCGGAGGCTTGGCATGCCTGTCCGCGTTATCTCTAGAagcccgtccggcaaccaaaacttgttgagtggctgcacgcacgtcatcttcgagcattgaatatttgttagcacgtctgaacaaatcgtccatcgttgtGGGAGGCTTTTTTGCCAGTGATtcaaaaaatggagtgcctggacaaatgcttctcttgaagatttgtaggacagcatccatgctgcaaacctctatttggagtacggcttggccaaatcgtttcacaaattccctcaaggattcgttgtctctcatttttatgttctggagggtgctgatattctgcttgtgtcgagcagagcacaagtactgtcccacgaatgcttcagagaggtccctgaaattgtcaatagagttaggaggtaggcgatgaaaccatgagagggcctgcccttgaaggctggcagggaatactttgcataataatgcatcgttgccaatatcgagcgtcataagctgtcgatagtgcatgatgtgatcgaagggatcgttggtcccatcgtatgtggaaaactttggtacgaggaatcctcttgggggctcgtaatgggtgatatgagagcaaaagggcgtggagagcatgtcatccagccttttgctgatggagccaatgggtggctcgtttgggaggtttctcccagctggtcgttccgctaggtgtgaatgaacgttccgcatcgctagggtgaccatggggtcacgatgcggaggtacgttctgcaccatgggagcgatcataggatcggggcgtggcgcccgggttgtggctgctggtggccttgatctcccaggctcttgtgggcctagtcttgcgcgcatagaacttgacaactgtgattttctatcacgctgtctttttgctgagaaatgagtggaatctgagctttcctcacggggagctcgaggcatgggtgtgcgtggctcatggggccttgcgttgtacgttcctgggatagctcctgttgacccagggtatattgattctggctctggttttgagtttgccacctggccttttgagcgctgacgacgaggaggtcctgatgttgaggcttgaatgcgtaacacagcgttttcttcccttaacctctccgtctcctggaggagagcttttagctgtttttcgcttgccaactgtcttttttcgatggcttgacgccattcgtgattatcttcttcctctctaccagatgatcgactttgggaaggtgtggccatctttgccagtgactgaatcaaaataaaaagtaaaagtttcccacagacggcgccaatgttgtcgcctcgcgtatccgatggtccacgttgctgctatatggatggacacgtgattctcaacacacaaggggttcttgattcagtggttgcatctgcaaaaggcatccggacagggtgtccggacacaccctccgatggttttgttagccatggtgggaaagagatatataaatcagttggccttttctaggtatcaagaggttatcAGAAGatcccctttcttcttcgtgcgaaggtatatatatccagcttcaggggtactgttcctctcattaatggtgaggagatcttttctgttgtgatgatgacaataggtattagtaggagcactatcatcctatgaatggctgtcagagactatggtaggtgatgcggccgtcagagatcgtgggaagcgattatgcagaatgatcgtgggaagtgacttgctgtcacttcctcttgtcttctcattctgcaggtgatgggatgtgggccatggctgcttgttgtgattgcgtgtaagactcgctttactttaattgaccatccagaagatttatatccggatggctcatgctgactatccggatgtgttgtggagactatccggatgtgtacgctctgccagcgtcgtttgctcttccttggataggagaagatgaaacgtcgtttgcctttccttgaggcggtccggataggatgtctacaccatgcatatccttaggggaatccggataatgatggtccggctgataacacgtgccacgtgtcactatgagctgcgtgccacgtgtttcccaaggggaggggtccctacaaacCTACCAACTGATCAATCTGGGGCAGCGGGAAACTATCCTTGGGGCAGGCTCTGTTTAGGTTAGTGTAGTCCACACACATTCTCCACTTCCCAATTTTCTTGGGGACTATCACCATGTTGGCCAACCAGGTTAGAAAATTATTACCAAAAGCTTGtccaatttttcatttattacttGATATTTTTTAAGGGTGCAAAGCGTTGTAGTTTCTGCTGTATGGGGAGGAAATACAGCGATACATTCAAGCTGTGAAAAAATACCCTTGGATCCATTCCAGGTAGGTCCTGGGGATTCCAGGCGAAGATGTCTATATTCTGCTGAAGATAGTGTTCCACCTGATGCTGCACTACTTGGTCGATGTTGGTGCCCAGGCTGACTGTTTGTCCCGGTCGAACTCTAACTTCCACCTCTCAGGTGGGTTCTGCCACCTCCTGCCTTTTCGATGACTCTTTAGGTTTGGGTAAGAGGGGTTTCCTTAATTGCTATTTGTCACCAATGACCGACTATTGCTGGACTCAGAAGTTCCACCTTCCTCGATCGAGCCGTTCATGACTAACAATTGGCGGCGCTGAGCAACAAGCTGCTCTCCTTTAATTTCGATGACCTCGTTAAGGGTTAGGATCTTGATCTTTTAATGGAAGGTCGATGTGATAGCAGCTACAGAGTGTATCCAAGGGCGCCCTAGAATGGCGTTGTATGGCAAGACTGATGTTTCCACTAAAAACAGTGCCTCTGCCCACACTGTTTTTGTCACTACCTCCAAAGTTAGTTGCCCTATA
Above is a window of Vitis vinifera cultivar Pinot Noir 40024 chromosome 11, ASM3070453v1 DNA encoding:
- the LOC132254646 gene encoding uncharacterized protein LOC132254646 translates to MAPKKTVSSVRVSEASEKAIDKLNAKEFRERFLIPHDVLIDLVNEEAAMPTEKGGKNAILFTKEQFNAGLRFPLPALFKEFLHFSQIPPIFIHPNLVRVLMGCSIINMLYSLDLTLLEVFFVYSLKKAKNDIFSVSAHLPSLQMVTELPDSTKGGAKGLVAIWGGWAGLSQHPSRPFSPNYTLKIPGLELRGHLVDWVEKASFACVCKLFEIDPKERAYKTLLSARNLTEVVREPQEYVINILPRKLAKDEIVPGEHYTVKELPLYQEAKEADAERRRKLLEDRDQKKTEGTIRKAPGQKRGPDSPPKKTSGKRGKLVKKHGKDAKEPTPPKEFPPPQTTYEGEVMIEEPVNAAPHSISSGPGRMSGLNHSGPSLVAAARLANVAEEAASINHPGNLNPDAAETAPLEEAGAESQSQPSDDPDRLAIVLVKGPPLKKPRLTRDLQSGLFERLQERQQEIEISCASAHDAHPDGGEVEMATETSAVPAIIPAEDASGPMCPDENMGAPIPGHELPSPSSSEEESADDAAPASPFSYAELEAKLKQITPDWKAIKPSAKMFDMIETLVRGLRSMSQQHALFTQLLQTADYMKTFSSRHQEIENQLRLRMEEAEASLSTMREENEALRVELAEAKGQEESTAGRLHEAEGEAARLRDELSRLRTEVLNEKKQKEDLQLRLDVQKEELEREFAVEREDLAADYQRQVDDTFIFGYRCCMKKNGIKRDTPSIPPSEEKKLHEKPAP